Proteins from one Dehalococcoidia bacterium genomic window:
- a CDS encoding ABC transporter ATP-binding protein, which translates to MPVLVRLLGFMRPYKVRTTVVLISTLLTGLFVLMTPSILGWAIDNTNLAPGKPLDKLALVLAGAAILVSSLLRGIFYYLQQYQGETLSQQVAFDLRNQIYDRLQRLSYAYHDKAQIGQIMSRATQDVEGVRFYINMGVIRLAYTIILLLAALVLMLISNWRLALVSWLVLPLIATRSFYVSNKMRPMWLHVQDGMGRLGTVLQENLSGVRVVKSFSREEFESQKFEREADDLFVWSFATNRIQAFNQPLLIGLGSLAIVIAMWYGGHLVIDRSLTIGQITEFLVYLTILQMPVRSLGFMITIIARAQSAGERIFEIIDAESAVKEKPNAYELKDAQGHVSFEHVSFGYDSISAVLKDVNIDAPPGDVIALLGPTGSGKSTVVNLMPRFYDVTGGAITIDGHDIRDVTLASLRQTIGIVQQDVFLFMDTIRENIRYGRLDATDEEVEAAAKTARIHDFILTLPDGYETWVGERGVTLSGGQKQRISIARTLLMDPRILVFDDSTSSVDMETEYLIQQALAELMKGRTNFVIAQRLRTVRRADQILVLRRGQIVERGRHQELLAQNGLYRQIYDLELRAQEEAFERSTAATANGSHQTDGHDEFDERAAAAVD; encoded by the coding sequence GCGTCTGCTCGGTTTCATGCGCCCCTACAAGGTGCGGACCACGGTGGTGCTGATCAGCACGTTGCTCACCGGCCTCTTCGTGCTGATGACGCCCTCGATCCTCGGCTGGGCGATCGACAATACCAACCTGGCGCCGGGCAAGCCGCTGGACAAGCTCGCCCTGGTGCTTGCGGGCGCCGCCATCCTCGTCTCCTCGCTGCTGCGCGGCATCTTCTACTACCTGCAGCAGTACCAGGGCGAAACGCTCTCCCAGCAGGTCGCCTTCGACCTGCGCAACCAGATTTATGACCGCCTGCAGCGGCTGAGCTACGCCTACCACGACAAGGCGCAGATCGGTCAGATTATGTCGCGCGCCACCCAGGATGTGGAGGGCGTGCGCTTCTACATCAACATGGGCGTGATCCGCCTGGCGTATACCATCATCCTCCTCCTTGCCGCCCTGGTGCTGATGCTGATCTCCAACTGGCGGCTGGCGCTCGTCTCCTGGCTGGTGCTGCCGCTGATCGCCACGCGTTCGTTCTACGTCTCCAACAAGATGCGGCCGATGTGGCTGCACGTGCAGGACGGCATGGGCCGCCTCGGCACCGTCTTGCAGGAGAACCTCTCCGGCGTGCGCGTGGTCAAGTCCTTCAGCCGCGAGGAGTTCGAGAGCCAGAAGTTCGAGCGCGAGGCCGACGACCTCTTCGTCTGGTCCTTCGCCACCAACCGCATCCAGGCGTTCAACCAGCCGCTGCTGATCGGTCTCGGCTCGCTTGCCATCGTGATCGCGATGTGGTACGGCGGCCACCTGGTGATCGACCGTTCGCTTACCATCGGCCAGATCACCGAATTTCTCGTCTATCTCACCATCCTGCAGATGCCGGTGCGCTCGCTCGGCTTCATGATCACGATCATCGCCCGCGCCCAGTCGGCCGGTGAACGCATCTTCGAGATCATCGACGCCGAGTCGGCGGTGAAGGAGAAGCCGAACGCCTACGAGCTGAAGGACGCGCAAGGCCACGTCAGCTTCGAGCACGTCAGCTTCGGCTACGACAGCATCAGCGCCGTGCTCAAGGACGTGAACATCGACGCGCCGCCGGGCGACGTGATCGCCCTGCTCGGACCCACGGGCAGCGGCAAGTCCACCGTCGTCAACCTGATGCCGCGCTTCTACGACGTGACCGGCGGCGCGATCACGATCGACGGCCACGACATCCGCGACGTGACCCTCGCTTCGCTGCGGCAGACGATCGGCATCGTGCAGCAGGACGTCTTCCTGTTCATGGACACGATCCGCGAGAACATCCGCTACGGCCGGCTCGATGCCACCGACGAAGAGGTCGAGGCGGCGGCGAAAACGGCGCGCATCCACGACTTCATCCTCACCTTGCCCGACGGCTACGAAACCTGGGTGGGCGAGCGCGGCGTCACCCTCTCCGGCGGGCAGAAGCAGCGCATCTCGATCGCGCGCACGCTGTTGATGGATCCGCGCATCCTCGTCTTCGATGACTCGACCAGCAGCGTGGACATGGAGACGGAGTACCTGATCCAGCAGGCGCTGGCCGAGCTGATGAAGGGCCGCACCAACTTCGTGATTGCGCAACGGCTGCGCACGGTGCGGCGTGCCGACCAGATCCTGGTGCTGCGCCGCGGCCAGATCGTGGAGCGCGGGCGTCACCAAGAGCTGCTGGCACAGAACGGCCTCTACCGCCAGATCTACGATTTGGAGCTGCGGGCCCAGGAAGAGGCGTTCGAACGCAGCACCGCGGCGACGGCCAACGGCAGCCACCAGACGGATGGGCACGACGAGTTCGACGAACGCGCCGCGGCGGCGGTGGACTGA
- a CDS encoding ABC transporter ATP-binding protein, with protein MGFMGGGGAAGGWSQSLTSGNHGFRRGMDGWNDDELGKLYDAKVVGRLGKYIKPYKWRMTLSIIGVLGFALTSYAQPLLIGLAIDAVRKGDGARLDFLGATMLVFAFLSWGFQYMQLDSSGIIGHNVLRRLRIEMFDHLQTLSLSFYDRHEVGRVMSRITSDVTSLQELMTSGILTVLGNVAGLFVVIFALLKLDFTLALITFAAVPVLILVMAYWSRRARSAFIQVRQAIAVVNSTINENVSGVRVIQSLSREDENNRRFGQINRANLSANVEAGRLSAVVLPIVELVVAAATALALIVGGIRVHDSTLQIGTLVAFVLYIQRFFDPIRDMVLQYTQIQRAMAGGERIFEVLDTKAEIVDAPDAVELGQIEGRVDFDHVTFEYVPGVPVLKDIDLHVEPGETIAFVGQTGAGKSTMTSLISRLYEVTEGTIRIDGHDLRTIKRKSLTRQMGVVLQEPFLFSGTVKDNIIYGRLDATQAEIEAAAEAVGAHEFIVRLENGYDTVLQERGSNLSVGQRQLLSFARAVLADPRILVLDEATANVDTQTEVIIQKALSTLLKHRTSFVIAHRLSTIRDADRVVVLDRGEIAEIGNHEQLLASGGIYARLYNMAYRESGEAEPVSIGD; from the coding sequence ATGGGATTCATGGGCGGCGGCGGCGCCGCGGGCGGCTGGAGCCAGAGCCTGACCTCGGGCAACCACGGCTTCCGCCGCGGCATGGACGGCTGGAACGACGACGAGCTGGGCAAGCTCTACGACGCGAAGGTCGTGGGCCGGCTGGGCAAGTACATCAAGCCCTATAAGTGGCGCATGACGCTCTCGATCATCGGCGTGCTCGGCTTCGCGCTCACCTCCTACGCGCAGCCGCTGCTGATCGGCCTGGCGATCGACGCGGTGCGCAAGGGCGACGGGGCGCGGCTGGACTTTCTCGGCGCCACGATGCTGGTGTTCGCTTTCCTGAGCTGGGGCTTCCAGTACATGCAGCTCGACAGCAGCGGCATTATTGGCCACAACGTGCTGCGCCGGTTGCGCATCGAGATGTTCGACCACCTGCAGACGCTCTCGCTCAGCTTCTACGACCGGCACGAGGTTGGCCGCGTGATGTCGCGCATCACCAGCGACGTGACCTCGCTGCAGGAGCTCATGACCTCCGGCATCCTCACCGTGCTGGGCAACGTGGCCGGCCTCTTCGTGGTGATCTTCGCGCTGCTGAAGCTGGACTTCACACTGGCGCTGATCACCTTCGCCGCCGTGCCGGTGCTGATCCTGGTCATGGCCTACTGGTCCAGGCGGGCGCGCAGCGCCTTCATCCAGGTGCGGCAGGCGATCGCCGTCGTCAACTCCACGATCAACGAGAACGTCTCCGGTGTGCGCGTGATCCAGTCGCTCTCGCGCGAGGACGAGAACAACCGACGCTTCGGCCAGATCAACCGCGCGAACCTTTCCGCCAACGTCGAGGCCGGGCGGCTCTCCGCCGTGGTGCTGCCGATCGTGGAGCTGGTGGTCGCCGCCGCCACGGCGCTGGCGCTGATCGTCGGCGGCATCCGCGTGCACGACAGCACGCTGCAGATCGGCACGCTCGTTGCCTTTGTGCTCTACATCCAGCGCTTCTTCGACCCGATCCGCGACATGGTTTTGCAATACACGCAGATCCAGCGGGCGATGGCCGGCGGCGAGCGCATCTTCGAGGTGCTCGACACGAAGGCCGAGATCGTCGATGCGCCGGACGCGGTCGAGCTTGGGCAGATCGAGGGCCGCGTTGACTTCGACCACGTCACCTTCGAGTACGTGCCGGGCGTGCCGGTGCTGAAGGACATCGACCTGCACGTGGAGCCGGGCGAGACGATCGCCTTCGTCGGCCAGACGGGCGCCGGCAAGAGCACGATGACCTCGCTGATCAGCCGCCTCTACGAAGTGACTGAAGGCACGATCCGCATCGACGGCCACGACCTGCGCACGATCAAGCGCAAGTCCTTGACGCGGCAGATGGGCGTGGTGCTGCAGGAGCCGTTCCTCTTCTCCGGCACGGTGAAGGACAACATCATCTACGGCCGCCTGGACGCCACGCAGGCGGAGATCGAGGCGGCGGCGGAGGCCGTGGGTGCACACGAGTTCATCGTGCGGCTGGAGAACGGCTACGATACGGTCTTGCAGGAGCGCGGTTCGAACCTCTCGGTGGGCCAGCGGCAGTTGCTCAGCTTCGCCCGCGCCGTGCTGGCCGACCCGCGCATCCTGGTGCTGGACGAGGCCACGGCCAATGTGGACACACAAACCGAGGTGATCATCCAGAAGGCGCTGAGCACGCTGCTCAAGCACCGCACCAGTTTCGTGATCGCCCACCGCCTCTCCACGATCCGCGACGCCGACCGCGTGGTCGTGCTGGACCGGGGCGAGATCGCGGAGATCGGCAACCACGAGCAGTTGCTGGCGAGCGGCGGCATCTACGCCCGCCTCTACAACATGGCCTACCGCGAGTCCGGCGAGGCCGAGCCGGTCAGCATCGGCGACTGA
- a CDS encoding helix-turn-helix domain-containing protein, translated as MTTAVAPVNRRHSDQAFAPRAYRAYQLPDVLNLSRAYVTRLIASGDLPSFTVGSARFVTAAAIDAWIERRQQAGQGA; from the coding sequence ATGACCACCGCTGTGGCACCAGTGAACCGCCGGCACTCGGACCAGGCATTCGCGCCGCGCGCCTACCGTGCGTATCAGCTCCCCGACGTGCTGAACCTCAGCCGGGCGTACGTCACACGATTGATCGCCTCGGGCGACTTGCCGTCATTCACGGTCGGATCCGCACGGTTCGTCACCGCAGCAGCGATCGACGCGTGGATCGAGCGCCGGCAGCAGGCCGGCCAGGGCGCATAG